Proteins encoded by one window of Branchiostoma floridae strain S238N-H82 chromosome 6, Bfl_VNyyK, whole genome shotgun sequence:
- the LOC118418617 gene encoding delta-type opioid receptor-like, producing MTESIPNTSVQMNFTFTTPADMGFRSALSDMDTAEIALSSIVYFAGLLGNAVVIYIIIRNERMRTVPNVYIFNMALADGIYCLMGPLWMSFRVIDWIWLPGSIVCRTMHYLQFMTMFGSSCFLTILSVQRYRSVVHPFQYMHRRTVPRAVMYSGLVWLAVLVLSVPCGVLSHLVVQDSVQVCVYASPSGTDVQTFGVILQSYVLVLAFLVPLCVVTPHYMLLQNHMRGAGQTTSVFKARNRVTRMVLVVSAVFLVTRLPLHLSRLTLTASRGVASLPDSLGFILRLLYDLDPVLNPLVYVFQGVKYRAAVVQACRCRAKINRISPSGRKYRRSQPRYPHRDTSRLQAVSMRSRTESIWLAERSLSVRSNWVG from the exons ATGACCGAGTCTATCCCCAACACCAGTGTCCAGATGAACTTTACCTTCACCACCCCAGCCGACATGGGTTTCCGGTCGGCACTTTCGGACATGGACACAGCGGAAATTGCTCTCAGCAGCATTGTTTACTTCGCAGGGTTGCTAGGTAACGCAGTTGTGATCTACATTATCATCAG GAATGAGAGAATGCGGACGGTGCCCAACGTGTACATCTTTAACATGGCCCTGGCGGATGGTATCTATTGCCTGATGGGACCTTTATGGATGTCTTTCCGGGTCATCGATTGGATTTGGCTTCCGGGGTCAATAGTTTGCCGGACGATGCACTATCTGCAGTTCATGACGATGTTCGGCAGTTCGTGTTTCCTGACCATCCTGAGTGTACAGCGGTACCGGTCAGTGGTCCACCCGTTCCAGTACATGCACAGGCGCACCGTGCCGAGAGCGGTCATGTACTCCGGGCTGGTGTGGCTAGCTGTTCTGGTCCTGTCCGTGCCGTGTGGTGTACTCTCTCACCTGGTTGTTCAGGACTCCGTACAGGTCTGCGTGTACGCCAGTCCAAGTGGCACAGACGTCCAGACGTTCGGCGTCATCTTGCAGTCTTACGTTCTGGTGTTGGCGTTTTTGGTGCCGCTGTGCGTTGTGACGCCGCACTACATGCTTCTGCAAAACCACATGCGCGGGGCAGGGCAGACCACGAGCGTGTTCAAGGCGCGGAACCGGGTGACACGGATGGTGCTGGTGGTGTCGGCCGTGTTCCTGGTAACCCGCCTCCCCCTGCACCTCTCCCGCCTGACTCTGACGGCCTCGCGCGGTGTCGCCTCGCTGCCGGACAGCTTGGGCTTCATCCTCCGCCTCCTGTACGATCTGGACCCCGTCCTCAACCCGCTGGTGTACGTGTTCCAGGGAGTGAAGTACCGAGCCGCTGTCGTGCAAGCGTGCCGATGCCGCGCCAAGATTAACA GAATATCCCCCTCCGGGAGGAAATACCGTCGCTCGCAGCCTCGGTACCCACACCGGGATACCTCGAGGCTGCAGGCGGTGTCAATGAGGAGCAGGACCGAGAGCATCTGGCTGGCCGAGCGCAGCCTGTCCGTCAGGTCCAACTGGGTGGGATAG